The DNA region taaaaaaaatagtaacaagAGAGACAAGAAAACCCACCTCCGTTCACTAGGAAATTGAGAAAATGAAAGACCTTTTGTGTAGTCCAGCCATATTCAGGAACCCTCAATTGTATTCTTACCAATTGGAACCTAGAAGgctagaacaaaaaaaaatgaaaactttcaaTCAATGTTAGGGCTTTTCTTAACCAGCCCGCAACACATTCAACCTGGAATCCCTAACTTTTCAATTTTCTGATCAACCCTTTTTCCCAAATTCCAATCTCAAACCGAACATTTCAAAAAAACGAGAAGAGGACAAAAGTAACGGGTACCACAACAATGACGGAAACAATCCCATAAAGAACAGCGAGGATATGAAAGATACGATCTTGCCACACCGGAGATTCGTTCACGTCCGACCACCAATTCTTAGCCTCTTTCAGATTAAGCGCTACGATTGCCGCCGCCGAAGAAGACGACAAAATCCCCGACGAAGATGACATCATTTCCAAGACGCCGCTTCTCATCTCCGgcaaataaaacacacacacaaaattccAGATTCCTTGTAGATTGAAAACTCCACGATTAGAGAATCGATCGAACCACACTTCGCCAAatagagagagacgaagaaagGAAGTCGGGAAAAGAGCAAGAGGgtagaagcaaaaaaaaaacttattattttcCTATCCAATCAAAAGGTGACACGCACAGGGTCCTTAATCGGTTGTTAGCATTTTGTTTCACTTCAACATATAACTAGAATTAGACCCGCACGggaatattcatttatttaaatatgatttatagtaaaaattagaatttacaTAAAGTATTATAGAAGAttgtatttgtaaaaataatcaCTCATAACATATGTTTTGACGGACCAACCTGTAAAAGATTGTATtagtgtaaaaatatatatttataataatatgcatttacatttatatttgaCAAAACCAATctgtaaaatattacatttgtaaaaaaTAGACAATCACGATGTACTCTTTTACAAAACAACCTATAAAATATtgcatttgtatatatatttgtaagaaaTACACATTCACGGTGTATATTTTAACAGACCATCCCACTAAAAGATTGTGTGCATAAAAATATGAGTTTGCAGAAGATACACAGTCACAATATATTTTGACAAACCAACCCTTAAagaattgtatttataaaaatatcaatcctaacctaaatatgtaaacaattaatataaactCTACCGTATTATTGTGAGTTTTGCAAACCAACCCGTGCACTTTTGTAAAAGAGAATCCGATATTCTAAatcctatatgtatatattatattgttagatttgattatatttttgaaaatatgatattGAGAAGTAAATTTTTAGGATATTATAGATATTGTAAATCCTTATAATATAGGATTATGATACATCAGAATTTTCAatccaaaaaatatatcaacttatattttcggatcattttttaataatgtagtGTTATTACATATATTTGGTCATTGTTTGTtcttaaagtaatatatattacaaagcctatatattatataatccaaatgaggtaatttttttactttaaatgaTTCCATAAACCGTATAGTTTTCAAATGttaatacaaataatataaaatattatgattaataAGTGAATGCGATTGGAaggctgtttttttttggcaaaatatGTACAAACATAAATAATGTGTTTAATTCCTTAATTTTAAtggtcaaaaacaaaaaaaaaaaagccaaggaaaaaaatattaaaaaactatagaaaaatataatatcagtTTGAATTCATGCTTGCCCATCGTTTTGATACATATGGAACGTATTGATTATCTCCTCTTGTATATGATGTTGAATCGAAAAATATAATATCGGCTGGATTCATGCTTGCCAATTTTTTATTCAAGTAATAAAATGGTGGCAAAAAGTTAAAATgcgaaacaaagaaatattcaatatttatcCATCTCTAAGAACATATAATCATGATCATGAATCTCATTCATCTTAGCAAgagaaaattatatacattgatAAAAGGACAAAAAGATTCATCTTAAATATTTGTTATCAGTTTAAACttgaaaatttagttaaaaaagAGTATGAGAATACTAACcataggaagaaaaaaatcaggCAAAAAATTAAAGCATAATTTCTTGAACATGGCAATCATTATTGATCTGTTTGCGTTTTTTTGAATTAGCtgcaaaacaaattacataatTAGTATACTCAGAAACAAACGACATGAAATATGAATgttcttataacaaaaaataaacaatgacACATTTGTTTGGCTTGATAATGAGATGTTCTGTACAAAGGTTTTCATAAGAAACAACGGAGATGTGTGATATTTAGTTTGCcaataagattatatatatagaggtcaTAGACAATTAGGTTAGTTTTGATTTcgaatcaaaaacatttttgtgaGCAATTCATATTTATTATCATTGGCTATAATTAAGAAACacattaaattataatatatgtttaatattgtgtattaattgtttaaattaagTGTTTTCCCATATATAGTAATTCGAATTTATAAGCATAGtttgtttagaaaattttaaaaatctgaaataaatgatgatttggtaatttaaattttgattatcgTTTCCACAGGTATCtcaaataatataaccaataaatatgtttatattatatatacaatttcgaatTGAATAGCTTGATTTTTATGGTAATAACTTTAAAcggtttccataaatattagcTAATTATTATTGTCTAAAACTTAattccttttttaaaattaattattgtttttgattttcggGTTTATATCCATACCCAACAAATGATCCGATTTCCAAGTATCCATAGGTTtaatttcaggtttttttttaatttttgaccCAACCCGAATtcaattttgtacttctcttttactattatagggattatttatttttattgctaAGCAACTTTGTCATCTCCATCTAAATACCACCAATGGAGATGACCTGGAGATGAGATGGAGATTGATTTAAtgtaaaaactaataataataataataaaaaaggtaaaagaaaaggattttcaaatattttttactGGCATATGCTCGGTCCCATTGGCTGAAGTATTCTCTTGACATTGTTCTATTATTTTAAACCatgatttttggtttcttttttttttttgtctattattCTATTTTGTAAAGGTCAAAAAACAGCTTTTAAACACCAGTATTTAAGAGGAATATAGAATTATGACATCTAAACAAATGCGttaacatattttcttttttcatttaaattctGTTATGTATGATAAGACTTCGTTACGTATGTCTTAGTACATCCTACTTTCTCCAATTTTGGTTTCCGATTCTCATCAGAAAAGCTACACTGAAAAATGAAAGACTTTAATCGATTCATacaatactataaaaaaaatgtaaaaactacTATCCATCATTGAATAATAAGGTGAATTAAAGAATTaagattttcaaatatttttcaatcAATGGCATGGGTTATAGatattatcaaattaattaaaggtTCATGTTCATTGTAActtatgaatttatatattgacggttttaataataacatagtTTGTCCTCTTGCAAACAATACAATTTAATTAAAGCAAACACATGATGATGATTCAAATTATGTTCGACGTGGTAACATGTTAGAGATAACAAGAGCAATACCACATATATTCTTAATTGCTTTGCTGTTATTCACAACGGAAGCATCTACTGATCTCAATCTCTTCACATCATCTAAACATGAATCAGCTCCATCTAATGCAGCAGAAACTTTCATGTTCATCCCCATGCCATCTCCTGAAGCCAAATGCTCATAAGCTTCCTCTAGGTTTCCAATCGCGCTCTCATATTCATCTACGCATGACCTGTAAGCTAACTTGGATCGAGGGTCGACTCCTCCATCGATAATAGATTGGAgtcttttcaatgtttgttttgcTCTTGATTGTGTAGAATCAATTGTGGTTTTTGCCAAGGCTTCAAGATTAGGCGTGGCGAATTTCGGATTGAGGAATTTAAGACAGAAAGATGGGTTTAAGGTTTTGTCACATATTCCGCTCATTT from Camelina sativa cultivar DH55 chromosome 3, Cs, whole genome shotgun sequence includes:
- the LOC104777714 gene encoding protein TOM THREE HOMOLOG 1-like, producing the protein MRSGVLEMMSSSSGILSSSSAAAIVALNLKEAKNWWSDVNESPVWQDRIFHILAVLYGIVSVIVVPSRFQLVRIQLRVPEYGWTTQKVFHFLNFLVNGVRALVFVFRRDAQNMQPEVWCLHCVIVI
- the LOC104777715 gene encoding pectinesterase inhibitor 1-like translates to MAANLRNNAFFSSLMLLLLIDSSYAITSSEMSGICDKTLNPSFCLKFLNPKFATPNLEALAKTTIDSTQSRAKQTLKRLQSIIDGGVDPRSKLAYRSCVDEYESAIGNLEEAYEHLASGDGMGMNMKVSAALDGADSCLDDVKRLRSVDASVVNNSKAIKNICGIALVISNMLPRRT